One segment of Oscillospiraceae bacterium MB08-C2-2 DNA contains the following:
- a CDS encoding M23 family metallopeptidase — MSSQRLILPINKCRLTASWKTDAYYNRFGFIHYGVDLISTTGAVDGNRTVYASGEGVVLERGYDNVVGNMLAVLYLDAYNRVTGRIEDVVLRYFHLGSMNVSKWQKVTKDTVLGIYGATGSLKVSPHLHIESDTDIAYPLYSPTVYSSNLLKGRKLGANDKTMQNTLEWLHCKTSPPDWQSYSTAQNSFVNTKDWKTEYIN, encoded by the coding sequence ATGAGTAGTCAACGGCTGATTTTACCCATCAACAAATGCCGGTTGACCGCAAGCTGGAAAACCGATGCTTATTATAACCGCTTTGGCTTTATCCATTATGGAGTGGACCTGATCAGCACCACCGGCGCTGTGGATGGCAACCGTACGGTTTATGCCTCCGGTGAGGGTGTTGTGCTGGAACGGGGCTACGACAACGTTGTGGGCAATATGCTGGCTGTTCTTTATCTGGATGCCTACAACCGGGTCACCGGGCGAATTGAGGATGTGGTGCTGCGGTATTTTCATTTAGGCAGCATGAACGTTTCCAAATGGCAAAAGGTAACCAAGGATACGGTTTTGGGCATATATGGAGCCACCGGCTCTTTAAAAGTTTCACCCCATTTGCACATCGAATCGGATACAGACATTGCCTACCCTCTTTACAGCCCCACTGTTTACAGCTCCAACCTGCTTAAAGGGCGCAAGCTGGGTGCCAATGACAAAACTATGCAGAATACACTGGAATGGCTGCACTGCAAAACTTCTCCGCCAGATTGGCAAAGCTACAGCACCGCGCAGAATTCCTTTGTGAATACCAAGGATTGGAAAACCGAGTATATTAACTAG
- a CDS encoding amino acid ABC transporter ATP-binding protein has translation MPILSIRNVNKTYGGSLKALDDVSLTVEQGEAVAIIGSSGSGKSTLLRCVNNLERVTQGNITIDGDELVKTGSDGSVSYPPDKEIRRICTKTGMVFQHFNLFPHLSCLENITIAPVKILRRDREASVQKAHELLEVVGLASKAESYPDQLSGGQKQRVAIARALAMNPQIMLFDEPTSALDPEITNEVTNVILKLVSQKITMLIVTHDMRFARSAATRVIFMDEGKIIEEGTPEEIFDRPQSKRLQEFLKAYTEDNLYNS, from the coding sequence ATGCCGATTCTCAGCATTCGCAATGTAAATAAAACCTATGGTGGTTCCCTCAAGGCGCTGGACGATGTATCCCTGACCGTTGAGCAGGGTGAGGCCGTGGCCATTATTGGTTCCTCCGGCAGCGGGAAATCCACGCTGCTGCGCTGTGTCAACAATCTGGAGCGGGTCACACAAGGCAACATCACCATCGATGGAGACGAGCTGGTCAAAACCGGCTCCGATGGCAGTGTTTCCTATCCCCCTGATAAGGAAATCCGCCGCATCTGCACCAAAACCGGTATGGTTTTTCAGCACTTCAACCTGTTCCCCCATTTAAGCTGCTTGGAGAACATCACCATTGCCCCGGTTAAGATTCTGCGCCGGGATCGAGAGGCCTCGGTCCAGAAGGCCCACGAGCTGCTTGAGGTGGTGGGGCTTGCCTCCAAGGCGGAGAGCTACCCCGATCAGCTTTCGGGGGGGCAAAAACAGCGGGTAGCTATTGCACGGGCTTTGGCTATGAACCCCCAGATTATGCTGTTTGATGAGCCCACCAGCGCCCTTGATCCGGAAATTACCAACGAGGTGACCAATGTAATCCTCAAGTTGGTCTCCCAGAAGATCACCATGCTGATTGTCACCCACGATATGCGGTTTGCCCGCAGCGCCGCCACCCGGGTGATCTTTATGGATGAGGGTAAAATCATCGAAGAAGGAACCCCGGAGGAAATTTTTGACCGGCCTCAGAGTAAGCGGCTTCAGGAATTTCTCAAGGCCTATACCGAGGATAATCTATACAATTCATAA
- a CDS encoding amino acid ABC transporter permease, translated as MDIGYIQSILPALLQGTVQTLKIFALTLIFALPLGLPISFGTMSRFWPIKAISKLYVWVFRGTPLMLQIFFFFYCLPLFTGLKLDRLSTAVVTFMLNYAAYFAEIYRAGIQSIDRGQREAAKSLGFSPWQTMKMIVIPQALRRVIPPISNEVITLIKDTALVYVIGVPELLKAAKDANNRDVDPTAYFVAALIYLGLTFLLTLFSQNMERRFSRHERQDAV; from the coding sequence ATGGACATTGGTTATATACAAAGCATTTTGCCGGCTCTGCTTCAGGGAACGGTGCAAACCCTGAAAATATTTGCACTGACCCTGATATTTGCACTGCCGCTGGGGCTGCCCATATCCTTTGGCACTATGTCCCGGTTTTGGCCGATTAAGGCGATATCCAAGCTGTATGTGTGGGTTTTCAGAGGAACGCCCCTGATGCTGCAAATATTCTTTTTCTTTTATTGCCTGCCGCTTTTTACCGGCCTCAAGCTGGATCGCCTTTCCACAGCGGTGGTCACCTTTATGCTCAATTATGCCGCCTATTTTGCAGAGATTTACCGGGCGGGTATTCAGTCCATTGACCGGGGCCAGCGGGAAGCTGCCAAAAGCCTTGGGTTTTCGCCGTGGCAGACCATGAAAATGATTGTGATCCCCCAAGCTCTCCGCCGGGTTATTCCCCCCATCAGCAACGAGGTGATTACCCTGATCAAGGATACCGCCCTTGTTTATGTCATTGGGGTGCCGGAGCTGCTGAAAGCCGCCAAGGATGCCAACAACCGGGATGTAGACCCCACCGCTTATTTTGTTGCGGCGCTGATTTATCTGGGCCTGACCTTTCTGCTCACCCTGTTTTCACAGAATATGGAAAGACGCTTCTCCCGCCATGAGCGGCAGGATGCAGTTTGA
- the sufC gene encoding Fe-S cluster assembly ATPase SufC: MNQPLLNVHNLQATLETGKEILRGVDLTIQPGEIHVIMGPNGSGKSTLANTIMGSPAYQVSGGEILLEGEDISQASVDLRAKKGIFMAFQAPEEIDGITVSDFLKTAKTASSEKPLRFFQFQKQLQETMDTLQFDRAYAQRYLNVGFSGGEKKKSEILQLLMLGPKLAILDEVDSGLDVDAVRVVTEGILRYKNENNALLIISHSTRLLDALPVDFVHILSHGKIVTTGDRSLIDEINVNGFARFTQAGTR, from the coding sequence ATGAACCAGCCACTACTGAATGTGCACAATTTACAGGCGACGCTTGAAACAGGTAAGGAAATTCTCCGGGGTGTGGATTTAACCATTCAGCCGGGGGAAATCCATGTCATTATGGGGCCAAACGGCTCGGGAAAATCCACTTTGGCCAACACCATTATGGGCAGCCCCGCTTATCAGGTCAGCGGCGGTGAAATTTTGCTGGAGGGCGAAGATATTTCGCAGGCCAGCGTTGATCTGCGGGCCAAAAAAGGCATTTTTATGGCCTTTCAGGCTCCGGAGGAAATCGACGGCATCACAGTCAGCGATTTTTTGAAAACAGCAAAAACCGCCTCTTCTGAAAAGCCTCTGCGGTTTTTTCAATTCCAAAAGCAGCTTCAGGAAACCATGGATACCCTTCAGTTTGACCGGGCCTATGCACAGCGGTATCTAAACGTTGGCTTTTCCGGCGGGGAAAAAAAGAAAAGCGAAATTTTGCAGCTCCTTATGCTGGGCCCCAAGCTGGCCATTCTGGATGAAGTGGATTCCGGGCTGGATGTGGATGCAGTGCGTGTGGTTACCGAGGGGATTCTCCGCTATAAAAACGAAAACAACGCTCTGCTGATTATATCCCACAGCACCCGTTTGCTGGATGCACTCCCGGTGGATTTTGTGCACATTCTTTCGCACGGAAAAATTGTCACCACAGGCGACCGGAGCCTGATCGATGAAATCAACGTAAACGGCTTTGCCCGTTTTACCCAAGCAGGTACGAGGTGA
- a CDS encoding DUF4352 domain-containing protein, translated as MLTKKLLAVSLSFCLLLAGCTSKKTESPGGTGALPGETVETKLLSFSATEFSFTDTPVGEISPGKDQRLLVVKVEVKNTSGQEITVYFDDFELEAGEEKRFPEFPQTPENIAEETILKNRDTLSGTLLFLVPAKTKEARLLYDEYFEGDLKGESYWVTLNLE; from the coding sequence ATGCTGACTAAAAAGCTTTTGGCGGTTTCCCTGAGTTTTTGCCTGCTGCTGGCCGGGTGCACCTCAAAGAAGACCGAATCTCCCGGCGGCACCGGCGCTTTGCCGGGGGAAACGGTGGAAACCAAGCTGCTTTCCTTTTCCGCCACGGAATTCTCCTTCACCGATACCCCTGTAGGTGAAATCAGCCCCGGCAAGGATCAGCGCCTGCTTGTGGTGAAGGTGGAGGTAAAAAACACCTCCGGGCAGGAAATCACCGTTTATTTCGATGACTTTGAGCTGGAGGCTGGGGAAGAAAAGCGCTTCCCGGAATTCCCCCAGACACCGGAAAATATTGCCGAGGAAACAATCCTCAAGAATCGGGATACTCTCAGCGGCACTCTGCTGTTTTTGGTGCCTGCCAAAACCAAGGAGGCCCGCCTGCTTTACGACGAATACTTTGAGGGCGACCTTAAAGGGGAGAGTTACTGGGTTACACTGAATTTGGAGTAA
- a CDS encoding MarR family transcriptional regulator — translation MEYCRVTNQFFDIIRLLEEEKKKPKDYGVGASLYYAEVMFLESIAQYPNENVSDLSKRLGITKGAVTQMSAKLLQKNVIEAVKRADNKKEKSFRLTEGGKLAIKGHQQFHEQANQKLCDFFATLDRDEMAVIFRFLGCLRECIPFCEFPCHCGEEKRNNKEAAYHEPATTECAQFTGDA, via the coding sequence ATGGAATATTGCCGAGTGACAAACCAATTCTTTGACATCATCCGCCTTTTGGAGGAGGAAAAGAAAAAACCAAAGGATTATGGCGTGGGTGCTTCTCTTTATTATGCAGAAGTGATGTTCTTGGAATCCATTGCCCAATATCCCAATGAAAATGTCAGCGATCTTTCCAAACGCTTGGGAATCACAAAGGGTGCGGTTACACAAATGTCGGCCAAGCTGCTTCAAAAAAACGTTATTGAAGCAGTTAAACGTGCAGATAATAAAAAAGAAAAGTCTTTTCGTCTAACAGAAGGCGGAAAACTAGCCATAAAAGGACACCAGCAGTTTCACGAGCAGGCCAATCAAAAGCTCTGTGATTTTTTTGCTACACTTGACCGGGATGAAATGGCTGTGATTTTTCGCTTTTTGGGGTGTCTCAGAGAGTGCATACCCTTCTGCGAATTTCCCTGCCACTGCGGTGAAGAAAAGAGGAACAATAAGGAGGCAGCCTACCATGAACCAGCCACTACTGAATGTGCACAATTTACAGGCGACGCTTGA
- a CDS encoding amino acid ABC transporter substrate-binding protein, which translates to MKKSISFLLVLTFALTMLAGCGGAGASSSAAQPAPESAAEPAASAEGSSAQSAPAYATSLEDIKTKGELVIGLDDTFAPMGFRETDGTLVGFDIDLATAVCEELGVTPTFQPIDWNAKEMELSTGNIDCIWNGMSATPERQQSMSLSKSYLNNKIVVMTNTGVTIASKEDLANFNIGIQAGSAALEAVQADPIYDSIKGKIVEFATYDEVILDMGTGRLDCMVIDEVYGNYKNTKLGGKFGTAEFDFGDDLYAVGFRKGDTELTGAVDTAMETLIANGKAAEISNKWFGKDIVVK; encoded by the coding sequence ATGAAAAAATCCATTTCCTTTTTGTTGGTGCTAACGTTTGCTCTGACCATGCTGGCCGGCTGTGGCGGTGCAGGCGCCAGCAGCAGTGCAGCTCAGCCCGCCCCGGAATCCGCAGCAGAGCCTGCTGCATCTGCCGAGGGAAGCAGCGCGCAGTCCGCTCCCGCATATGCCACCTCTCTGGAGGATATCAAGACCAAGGGTGAGCTGGTGATCGGCTTGGATGATACCTTTGCTCCCATGGGCTTCCGTGAAACAGACGGCACTTTGGTTGGCTTTGACATCGATCTGGCCACCGCAGTCTGCGAGGAGCTGGGTGTAACCCCCACATTCCAGCCCATTGACTGGAACGCCAAGGAAATGGAGCTTTCCACCGGCAACATTGACTGCATCTGGAACGGCATGTCCGCCACTCCTGAGCGTCAGCAGAGCATGAGCCTGAGCAAAAGCTACCTGAACAACAAAATCGTGGTCATGACCAACACCGGTGTGACCATTGCCTCCAAAGAAGATTTGGCCAACTTCAACATCGGCATTCAGGCCGGCTCCGCCGCTCTGGAGGCTGTGCAGGCCGACCCGATCTATGATTCCATTAAGGGTAAGATTGTGGAATTCGCCACCTATGACGAAGTTATTCTGGACATGGGCACCGGCCGTCTGGACTGCATGGTCATCGACGAGGTTTACGGCAACTACAAGAACACCAAGCTGGGGGGCAAATTCGGAACTGCTGAATTCGATTTTGGCGATGACCTCTATGCCGTTGGTTTCCGCAAGGGAGATACCGAACTGACCGGTGCTGTGGATACTGCCATGGAAACCCTGATTGCCAATGGCAAAGCCGCCGAAATCAGTAACAAATGGTTTGGCAAGGATATTGTGGTGAAATAA
- a CDS encoding phage holin family protein: MNLPDNFVAIPSITILCYLFGELYKSLVSETLYKHIPALCAALGVLLSVLSFYTLPGYIPAENWLVAGSIGAVSGWAATGVHQIIKQEGHKNE; this comes from the coding sequence ATGAATTTGCCGGATAATTTTGTGGCAATCCCTTCTATCACAATTTTATGCTATCTCTTTGGAGAGCTTTATAAAAGCCTTGTATCGGAAACACTGTACAAGCATATACCCGCACTTTGTGCGGCGCTGGGCGTTTTGCTCAGCGTTTTGAGCTTTTATACTCTGCCGGGCTATATTCCGGCAGAGAACTGGCTGGTGGCAGGCAGTATCGGCGCAGTTAGCGGATGGGCTGCTACCGGCGTGCATCAGATAATCAAACAGGAGGGACACAAAAATGAGTAG